From Salvelinus namaycush isolate Seneca chromosome 2, SaNama_1.0, whole genome shotgun sequence, one genomic window encodes:
- the LOC120064120 gene encoding rac GTPase-activating protein 1-like — MESTVLNLHNQFQSLLAHSEILIEGIEPQFIQMALNFEDCRRKWLQCDEKLGACKEVLTKTETERGALEVKLKHARNQVDVEIRRRQRVESDYEKLERQIQLIRDLLVADGSSSSLHLSEEQRSALAFLNAHSQAAQAAKNNTDLNTSRRLTTIDESASLLSDISYDKTDDSLDSSVMRTVRLRKRQKRRSSRNLAEPPQQVVKKPRSSGRTSERINDSIVTKTTITVPINGGPVEAVSTIKTVPGYWIRSRTDPQGWDSTTTIDQSETASEAPSTPCSEAPPPLKTPRAKGGVRKHEFLAKTVIKSEFCVPCGRKTKFGKLCLRCQDCRIVAHPECRDRCPLPCNPVSTGSTPVRTREPSTLADYAPSSSPMIPALVVHCVKEIEHRGLNETGLYRVSGEGRIVKELKERFLRGRTVPALAKVDDIHCVTGLLKDFLRNLPEPLLTFRLNRAFMVAAEIQDDDNSLALIYQTISELPQPNRDTLAYLAIHLQRVAQCVLDTKMDVTNLARVFGPTLVGHAVPEPDPMTILQDTNRQPRVMERLLDLPHEYWSQYTVEQQAHADNMVKGNANCYNTPDHKVSMLGPVTTPEHQMTKTPSSSSLSQRMKKTLSNTTIFGSKSKASASSSRQGGFFASPQLK; from the exons ATGGAATCGACCGTGCTGAACCTGCACAACCAGTTCCAGAGTCTGCTTGCTCACTCCGAGATTCTCATTGAGGGCATCGAACCAC AGTTCATCCAGATGGCTCTGAACTTTGAGGACTGCAGGCGGAAGTGGCTCCAGTGTGATGAGAAGCTTGGGGCATGCAAGGAGGTGCTGACCAAAACGGAGACTGAGAGGGGGGCTCTGGAGGTCAAGCTGAAGCACGCACGCAACCAGGTGGATGTGGAGATCAGACGGCGCCAGCGGGTTGAGTCTGACTATGAGAAACTG GAGCGTCAGATCCAGCTGATCCGGGATCTGCTGGTGGCGGATGGTTCCAGCAGCAGCCTCCACCTGAGCGAGGAGCAGCGCTCGGCCCTGGCCTTCCTCAACGCCCATTCCCAGGCCGCACAGGCCGCCAAGAACAACACCGACCTCAACACCAGCCGCAG GTTAACCACCATAGATGAATCTGCTTCCTTGTTGTCAGACATTAGCTATGACAAAACGGATGATTCTCTG GACTCCTCTGTGATGAGGACGGTGCGACTGAGGAAGCGCCAGAAAAGG CGCTCTTCCAGAAACCTTGCCGAGCCACCCCAGCAGGTGGTGAAGAAACCCCGGTCCAGTGGCCGAACATCGGAGAGG ATTAATGACTCCATAGTGACCAAAACCACCATCACAGTGCCCATCAATGGAGGTCCTGTGGAGGCCGTGTCCACCATCAAGACAGTGCCCGGCTACTGGATACGCAGCAGGACTG ATCCTCAGGGCTGGGACAGTACCACTACTATTGACCAATCAGAGACGGCTAGCGAGGCACCCAGCACCCCATGCAGTGAGGCTCCGCCCCCACTCAAAACACCCAGAGCCAAAGGCGGGGTCCGAAAGCACGAATTCCTCGCCAAAACG GTTATCAAGTCAGAGTTCTGCGTGCCCTGCGGAAGGAAGACCAAGTTTGGAAAGCTCTGCCTGAGGTGCCAGGACTGCAGGATTGTGGCTCACCCCGAGTGCCGTGATCGCTGCCCCCTGCCGTGCAACCCTGTCTCCACAGGCAGCACACCCGTCAGGACCAGAGAG CCAAGCACCCTTGCAGACTacgctccctcctcctctcccatgatcccagccctagtggtcCACTGTGTCAAAGAGATCGAACACAGGGGTTTAAATGAG ACGGGTCTGTACCGTGTGTCAGGCGAGGGGCGCATAGTGAAGGAGCTGAAGGAGAGGTTCCTGCGGGGGAGGACGGTGCCGGCCCTGGCCAAGGTGGATGACATCCACTGTGTCACGGGCCTCCTCAAGGACTTCCTGAGGAACCTCCCTGAGCCCCTCCTCACCTTCCGCCTCAACCGCGCCTTCATGGTGGCTGCAG AAATTCAGGATGATGACAATAGCCTGGCGCTGATCTACCAGACCATCAGTGAGCTGCCCCAACCCAACAGAGACACTCTGGCCTATCTAGCCATCCACCTGCAGAG GGTGGCCCAGTGTGTACTAGATACCAAGATGGACGTCACCAACTTGGCCAGAGTGTTCGGGCCCACCCTGGTAGGCCATGCCGTCCCAGAACCAGACCCCATGACCATCCTGCAGGATACCAACAGACAACCAAGG GTGATGGAGCGCTTGTTGGACCTTCCTCATGAGTACTGGAGCCAGTACACAGTAGAGCAGCAGGCCCACGCAGACAACATGGTCAAGGGCAATGCTAACTGCTACAACACTCCTGACCACAAAG TGAGCATGCTGGGGCCAGTGACCACTCCAGAACACCAGATGACCAAAActccctcctccagctccctgtCCCAGCGAATGAAGAAGACCCTGTCAAACACCACCAT ATTTGGAAGCAAGAGCAAGGCATCTGCTAGCTCAAGTCGCCAAGGAGGCTTTTTTGCCTCCCCTCAGCTGAAGTAG